One Rhizoctonia solani chromosome 1, complete sequence DNA window includes the following coding sequences:
- a CDS encoding phospholipase — MHGIPAHSVLASEIEPIPDSTVRWAEVDPTLSSISDTEIGAPLRVTVKAGDALYLPAGWWHHVAQSGDKESGVCIALNWWYDVEMRGMTWTWMSFLRRMGAPNGEEDEAA; from the coding sequence ATGCACGGTATACCCGCCCACTCCGTCCTCGCCTCTGAGATAGAGCCAATACCTGATTCAACTGTGCGTTGGGCCGAGGTTGATCCTACTCTTTCTTCAATATCCGACACAGAAATTGGTGCACCACTGAGAGTGACGGTCAAGGCAGGAGATGCACTTTATTTGCCTGCAGGATGGTGGCATCATGTTGCCCAGTCTGGGGACAAAGAAAGCGGGGTGTGCATTGCGTTGAACTGGTGGTACGATGTCGAAATGAGAGGCATGACATGGACTTGGATGTCGTTCCTAAGGCGGATGGGAGCACCCAACGGAGAAGAAGATGAAGCAGCGTAA
- a CDS encoding The BTB (BR-C, ttk and bab)/POZ (Pox virus and Zinc finger) domain, with the protein MSHQPLGNFSESSHSQPESESEPQSEPKPESEPKPEVFQTSHFYEDGNITFDIKGSTFKVHKSILALYSEVFKDMFALSCVQPAEGKDEPITLDDNPKAFDTVLNAIYKGIEFIRAADIVQLMDAIAITHKYQMIQLEGYLQDHIIKTILPASVADGIHDSGFCHYDEHPSLAMSVLRFGADELTPWAFYTVGVRFFTKIKIDDSSTYGPPPTWFAFDPEFAYSFFVLRQIISDTFENWEKRINDFYTTSCPRSTNSKSATTKCARQTGRFDQSSPLYIPSGRKNVDPVREMAPKIKRLTKMLTDQKDVFHSGWCSKCNTALKDVASNVLGGIYPHLVDCVARMDRMKLRDVPDI; encoded by the exons ATGTCACACCAGCCATTAGGGAACTTTTCAGAGAGTTCCCACTCTCAGCCCGAGTCTGAATCTGAACCTCAATCCGAACCCAAGCCCGAATCTGAGCCCAAGCCTGAAGTCTTCCAAACTTCGCATTTTTACGAAGACGGAAATATAACTTTCGATATTAAGGGTTCAACTTTCAAAGTTCACAAAT CTATTCTTGCCTTATACTCCGAAGTATTCAAGGATATGTTCGCCCTCTCTTGTGTTCAGCCAGCTGAAGGAAAGGACGAGCCTATAACACTCGATGACAATCCCAAGGcctttgatacggtattaaACGCTATCTACAAAGGCAT TGAATTCATTCGCGCGGCCGACATTGTTCAGCTCATGGATGCGATCGCGATCACTCACAAATACCAAATGATCCAGCTCGAAGGATATTTACAGGACCATATAATCAAGACAATACTCCCTGCTTCTGTTGCCGATGGGATACACGACTCTGGGTTCTGTCACTACGATGAACACCCCAGTCTAGCTATGAGCGTTTTGCGTTTTGGTGCAGATGAACTCACCCCATGGGCATTCTATACCGTGGGGGTACGGTTCTTTACCAAAATAAAAATAGACGATAGTTCTACATACGGGCCTCCGCCAACTTGGTTTGCATTTGACCCCGAATTTGCTTATTCCTTCTTTGTTCTTCGACAAATCATCAGTGATACCTTCGAAAACTGGGAAAAGAGAATAAACGATTTTTATACCACAAGTTGCCCACGGTCCACCAATTCCAAGTCGGCCACTACCAAGTGCGCTCGACAAACTGGCAGATTTGATCAAAGCTCCCCTCTTTACATCCCGTCTGGTCGGAAAAACGTCGACCCCGTGAGGGAAATGGCTCCCAAAATAAAACGGCTTACCAAAATGTTGACCGATCAGAAGGATGTGTTTCATTCTGGCTGGTGTTCAAAGTGTAACACTGCTCTCAAAGATGTTGCATCGAATGTTCTTGGTGGTATCTATCCACATCTGGTTGACTGCGTAGCTCGGATGGACCGAATGAAGTTAAGGGATGTTCCCGATATATGA
- a CDS encoding phenylalanyl-tRNA synthetase: MESLQQLIIDTLERDGKIADTRAVKLPPALHKDDVQEAQMVIQGTLNSLLIVSSSMERFAKKGSGPALSIPELKKIVGDESAKIGQGRAFKSGWIGKEGDGLVKLEIQSTGTLAAGDKSINELKKRKLVVQRSLVHGDQGKQLCTSIAKPETDLTYDMLQTGVWKNSTFKQYNFEAEGTPTGGGALHPLLKVREEFRNIFFEMGPSRVSSPSERLRDVARTQAWGFGSIGYRAPWREADSRRLLLRTHTTATSARMLKAVADREGGFKPIKMFSIDRVFRNEAVDATHLAEFHQVEGLVADRGITLGDLIGFMQTFFKKMGVDNLRFKPAYNPYTEPSLEIFAFHKGQSLGRDRQQWDVPPGNAGANGSASRCARLRLGSELRAAYNDSLTAMAFPTSERWWDTRCLSKVSKDLLQFGFN, from the exons ATGGAGTCTCTCCAGCAGCTCATTATTGACACTTTGGAGCGAGATGGTAAAATAGCTGACACTCGTGCTGTCAAACTTCCTCCAGCATTACACAAGGATGACGTTCAAGAGGCCCAGATGGTTATCCAAGGAACTTTGAATTCGTTGCTCATCGTGAG CTCGAGTATGGAGCGCTTTGCCAAAAAAGGGTCAGGACCTGCGCTCTCCATACCCGAGTTGAAAAAGATAGTTGGAGATGAGTCAGCTAAGATTGGCCAGGGGCGTGCATTCAAAAGTGGTTGGATCGGAAAAGAGGGTGATGGTCTCGTCAAGTTG GAAATACAATCTACTGGTACGCTTGCCGCAGGCGATAAATCCATCAACGAATTAAAGAAGCGTAAGCTTGTTGTGCAACG GTCTTTGGTTCACGGTGACCAAGGGAAGCAACTTTGCACCTCTATCGCGAAGCCCGAGACAGATCTCACGTACGATATGCTCCAAAC GGGCGTGTGGAAGAATTCTACCTTCAAACAATACAACTTTGAGGCCGAGGGTACGCCAACTGGCGGGGGCGCTCTCCACCCACTACTCAAAGTCCGCGAAGAATTCCGCAACATTTTCTTTGAAATGGG ACCCAGCCGAGTCTCATCCCCCTCCGAAAGACTACGAGATGTTGCACGTACTCAAGCATGGGGATTTGGAAGTATCGGGTATCGCGCACCATGGCGAGAGGCAGACTCCCGCCGCTTACTTTTGCGTACACATACGACTGCCACGAGCGCACGTATGCTCAAGGCAGTAGCCGACAGGGAAGGTGGATTCAAACCGATTAAAATGTTCAGCATCGACAGAGTTTTCCGAAATGAGGCGGTGGACGCAACTCACCTTGCAGAGTTCCATCAGGTGGAAGGTCTGGTGGCTGATAGGGGAATCACACTTGGAGATCTGATTG GCTTTATGCAAACATTCTTCAAGAAGATGGGTGTAGATAACCTGCGCTTCAAACCTGCATATAATCCATACACAGAG CCGTCTCTGGAGATTTTCGCCTTCCATAAAGGGCAATCGCTGGGTCGAGATCGGCAACAGTGGGATGTTCCGCCCGGAAATGCTGGAGCCAATGGGTCTGCCTCCAGATGTGCGCGTCTTAGGTTGGGGTCTGAGCTTAGAGCGGCCTACAATGATTCG TTGACAGCTATGGCATTTCCAACATCCGAGCGTTGGTGGGACACAAGGTGTCTATCGAAAGTGTCGAAAGATCTGCTGCAGTTCGGTTTTAATTAG
- a CDS encoding oxidoreductase FAD/NAD(P)-binding protein, translating to MRDKSELNYAVFTNCLHVPPLFGTSNSVQPRIRLNQLWTPTPARPPFASRPSTWIGAFVVVGAGLGLYAFAGGKTSGNSTPIVRLEVHSSKDYVNQTASENSKIITLAVPSHLMPDESTLGQCSRYTSKTPIYKSNDRIHH from the coding sequence ATGCGCGATAAATCGGAACTGAACTATGCTGTCTTCACGAACTGCTTGCACGTCCCTCCTCTGTTTGGCACCTCGAACTCGGTCCAGCCAAGGATCAGGCTTAATCAACTCTGGACTCCTACGCCCGCCAGGCCCCCATTCGCATCCCGACCTTCAACATGGATTGGTGCATTTGTGGTTGTAGGCGCTGGTCTGGGACTCTATGCGTTTGCCGGTGGCAAGACCAGCGGCAATTCGACCCCCATTGTCAGACTTGAAGTTCACTCCTCTAAAGATTATGTCAACCAAACGGCTAGCGAGAACTCTAAAATCATTACACTCGCTGTTCCGTCTCACCTGATGCCAGATGAATCCACACTGGGCCAGTGTTCTCGATATACATCAAAGACTCCGATATACAAGTCCAACGACCGTATACACCACTGA
- a CDS encoding Golgi apparatus membrane protein TVP38, with product MTLHRNEDNATGWLILSAIIIITSLPPLVGGTTTLTVSFSFITLRYFFREKVRRFTQKQEKWRALEAVIAAKGLPLIILIRLAPLPWTYSNALLHFWQFMDFHSQVVFIIVFIGSRIAKFSDGQQRGEMDTASKWLNALSIALGGSIGIGATCVFIGSRVAKFSDGQQRGEMDTASKWLNALSIALGASIGIGATWLVWRLTDAEIRNMKELPQDIDDMAADALHDVEAGAPLLGDYSEDDLNGDGALRLNDSSDSLSAR from the exons ATGACTCTGCACAGAAATGAAGACAATGCCACCGGATGGTTGATACTTTCAGCAATTATCA TCATCACATCATTACCTCCCCTTGTGGGAGGCACCACAACACTGACCGTGT CCTTCTCTTTCATTACCTTGCGTTATTTTTTCCGCGAAAAGGTCCGCCGATTCACGCAGAAGCAAGAAAAATGGCGTGCATTGGAGGCTGTCATTGCTGCGAAAGGGTTGCCTCTTATCATTCTGATCCGTCTGGCGCCGTTGCCTTGGACATACTCTAATGCCCTGTTGCA CTTCTGGCAATTCATG GATTTTCACTCCCAAGTTGTATTTATTATCGTTTTTATTGGATCAAGGATTGCCAAGTTCTCTGATGGCCAGCAGCGAGGTGAAATGGATACAGCAAGCAAATGGCTTAATGCACTATCAATTGCGCTGGGTGGTTCAATAGGGATTGGCGCAACCTG TGTGTTTATTGGATCAAGGGTTGCCAAGTTCTCTGATGGCCAGCAGCGAGGTGAAATGGATACAGCAAGCAAATGGCTTAATGCACTATCAATTGCGCTGGGTGCTTCAATAGGGATTGGCGCAACCTG GCTAGTGTGGCGTCTCACTGATGCCGAGATCAGGAATATGAAAGAGCTGCCCCAGGATATTGATGATATGGCTGCTGATGCCTTACATGACGTGGAGGCTGGTGCGCCGTTGCTGGGAGACTATTCAGAAGACGACTTGAATGGAGACGGTGCGTTAAGGCTCAATGATAGCTCAGACAGCCTTTCAGCAAGGTAG
- a CDS encoding syntaxin protein 18 produces MTFTKRTEEFLACVRECASRMPDAKKRRANVSKLSSEVEEDAFARQYLTEAYTILNHLKTLGQLLSTVRRPYLNVDPNNHFRSTSSTRNIDLNNMNSDAWANIKSLTNAERDQLDLQANVILTKCAQRVRELEQLEKQHSESVANRTNPLLRMLPSRLTQSTELADADARALHRSNIAWYLTRRLTETGAAQKEMQEERVRRQVERATTLGSSISVSDPTPAPASNSGSSGWGASTWGRSSQPAPAPPSVEEPEDDDYDNLELSPSQMLQFEQENTALLRSVEDTLAAVKVAESRLLDISALQTELVAHLTRQTEAIDQLYDDAIASQGDVKRANVQLRKARENQADSRIFLIVFLLGASAALFIHWYN; encoded by the exons ATGACTTTTACCAAGCGTACTGAAGAATTTCTTGCGTGTGTGCGAGAGTGCGCTTCAAGGATGCCAGATGCAAAGAAACGAAGGGCTAACGTGTCAAAACTCTCTTCGGAAGTAGAGGAAGATGCTTTTGCAAGACAATACCTGACTGAAGCATATACCATT TTAAATCACCTCAAAACACTTGGCCAATTGCTCTCCACCGTGCGCAGGCCGTACCTCAATGTCGACCCAAATAACCACTTCCGGTCGACCAGCAGTACCCGCAATATCGACTTGAATAACATGAACTCTGATGCATGGGCTAATATTAAGAGTCTCACCAACGCAGAGCGTGACCAATTGGATCTTCAAGCGAATGTTATCCTGACGAAATGCGCACAAAGAGTTCGGGAACTGGAACAACTGGAGAAAC AACATAGCGAATCAGTAGCTAATCGAACAAACCCTCTTCTCCGCATGTTGCCATCACGCCTTACCCAATCTACCGAGTTAGCAGACGCCGATGCACGGGCCCTTCATCGTTCCAATATTGCCTGGTACCTTACTCGTCGCCTGACTGAAACTGGTGCCGCTCAAAAAGAAATGCAGGAAGAAAGAGTGCGACGTCAAGTAGAGAGAGCGACTACACTCGGCTCTTCTATATCTGTCTCTGACCCTACTCCCGCCCCTGCCTCTAACTCTGGCTCGTCTGGATGGGGTGCCTCGACTTGGGGTCGCTCGTCCCAACCGGCCCCCGCCCCTCCATCTGTGGAAGAACCAGAGGATGATGATTATGACAATCTCGAACTGTCCCCGTCACAAATGCTCCAATTTGAACAGGAAAATACGGCGTTGCTTAGATCAGTCGAAGACACTCTTGCAGCAGTCAAGGTCGCCGAATCGCGTCTGTTGGACATCAGTGCTTTGCAAACAGAATTAGTCGCACACCTTACTCGACAGACCGAAGCTATTGACCAGTTATATGATGATGCCATTGCAAGTCAGGGTGATGTCAAGCGGGCCAATGTACAGTTGCGCAAAGCTCGAGAAAATCAAGCAGATTCTCGGATATTCTTGATCGTATTCTTACTGGGTGCCAGTGCTGCACTGTTTATTCATTGGTATAACTAG
- a CDS encoding diphthamide biosynthesis protein → MKFVALLSGGKDSCYNIVHCNANGHELVAAASLRPPTEGEMDSFMYQTVGQDAIELVANALGVPLFRRTIDGLAIEQGGEYGDRAGKADRENEGVDGDETEDMFALLSEVKEAYPDVQGVSVGAILSNYQRMPEVGTHAVVYLWQRDQRELMSEMIAAGVEAILIKMEPTFHKLNDKFGAHICGEGGEYETLTLDCSAFKRRITIKETKTVVHSDHGFATVAYLRIKGAVLEDKPQSTPLAPTVPPLLEEFSIELELSLVEQQQSEIQDPHLIKNPVSPPIDTQVIQQSDWLFISNVQCNLPIMNTPIEEEVIWCFDSIKSILEKSDLSLQPKHIVNTVLLLSDMNLFPRVNKAYAQYFGTSPPSRACVAVDLPEGIRVRISCTAYKDHPTMRPLSRQGSDCLVDGADRLELGTRLGCLPRQVIHLTRLPATIIAAKSLPRGAMIEVQVLAHSNSIQSTDPDSDDDSSSAKVHISDGDLRPEYEYRVRKIGLMSSSQLRLLVMRVRPKAAQFTYFPING, encoded by the exons ATGAAGTTTGTAGCACTCTTGAGTGGAGGCAAAGATTCATGCTATAATATCGTACACTGTAATGCGAATGGCCATGaacttgttgctgctgcttcgTTAAGGCCTCCTACTGAAG GGGAGATGGACTCGTTCATGTACCAAACCGTTGGGCAAGACGCTATCGAGCTTGTTGCCAATGCTCTTGGCGTCCCACTATTTCGACGTACTATTGATGGATTAGCAATAGAACAAGGAGGTGAATATGGTGATAGAGCCGGAAAAGCAGATCGGGAAAACGAGGGCGTAGATGGGGACGAGACCGAAGACATGTTTGCATTGTTGTCGGAAGTCAAG GAAGCATACCCAGATGTTCAAGGTGTATCCGTCGGCGCGATTCTGTCGAATTATCAGCGC ATGCCAGAGGTTGGGACTCACGCCGTTGTTTATCTCTGGCAACGGGATCAACGGGAGCTAATGTCAGAGATGATTGCAGCTGGGGTCGAGGCTATCCTCATTAAG ATGGAGCCTACTTTCCATAAACTC AACGATAAATTTGGTGCCCATATATGCGGCGAAGGAGGAGAGTATGAAACCTTAACGCTGGATTGCTCAGCGTTCAAGAGGCGCATAACGAT AAAAGAAACGAAAACTGTAGTTCACTCTGATCATGGATTTGCTACGGTTGCGTATCTTCGGATTAAAGGTGCCGTGCTGGAAGATAAACCTCAATCTACACCTTTGGCTCCAACAGTCCCTCCATTACTGGAAGAGTTCTCCATTGAGTTGGAACTAAGTTTAGTTGAACAACAGCAGTCTGAAATTCAGGATCCGCATCTTATCAAGAATCCAGTATCTCCACCAATAGACACTCAGGTCATCCAACAAAGTGACTGGCTTTTCATATCTAACGTCCAGTGTAATCTTCCCATCATGAATACACCTATCGAGGAAGAGGTTATATGGTGTTTCGATTCAATCAAAT CCATTTTGGAAAAGTCTGATTTGAGCCTACAGCCTAAACACATTGTCAATACCGTTCTTCTCCTATCCGACATGAATCTTTTCCCGCGTGTCAACAAGGCTTACGCACAATATTTTGGAACAAGCCCTCCCTCGCGAGCCTGCGTGGCAGTTGACCTTCCGGAGGGTATTCGTGTCAGAATCTCGTGTACTGCCTACAAGGACCATCCGACTATGAGACCTCTTTCACGTCAAG GGAGTGATTGTCTGGTAGATGGTGCGGATAGATTGGAGCTAGGAACGCGCTTGGGATGCTTACCCAGGCAAGTAATCCACCTCACTCGG CTTCCCGCGACCATTATTGCTGCCAAATCGCTACCGAGAGGTGCAATGATTGAAGTCCAAGTACTCGCACATTCGAACAGCATACAGTCAACGGACCCTGATAGCGATGACGACTCAAGTTCAGCAAAAGTTCATATTTCTGATGGTGATTTACGGCCAGAGTATGAGTATAGGGTACGAAAGATTGGTTTAATGAGCTCTTCGCAACTGCGTTTGCTAGTAATGAGGGTGAGACCCAAGGCCGCACAGTTCACCTACTTCCCTATTAACGGATGA
- a CDS encoding major facilitator superfamily transporter, producing the protein MARSGAPENGQNGQSGQLDTGFSFPTGGGSAPGSPVEYREPLPLMETVIQKRQRSRSKSKEAGRTQPGPKSFMDLIALTISMAGAQVTWTVELGYGTPFLRDLGLSSTLTSLVWLAGPLSGLIAQPLIGAVSDSSTSKYRRRYWVAASTIVLFVAAIGLAFAIPFARGLVSLFYPEPPVPDRQWDNSVRQTAIGVAVLCFYLLDFALNALQASLRNLLLDVTPGEQLTTANAWHGRMIHAGNIVGFALGGVVLENWPVLRWFGGDQFRKVCIVTMVILAATVWITLVTQEEREREIDLLRREDGRLMDVIKTIGMRPSTFLAQSGACVTFSCVLGLDGRFPFLFFGTTWMGVVMSEETGTDPTKDEATVAGDKAMLIYSVVAVIAGTLLPTLASRDQRLLLPELPIDPNNPEATADAELARVRDLVRQWRSEAAREGRPLKLPTMPFMLRNIWTGALLLFFVLMMSTFFVKTVWAGTLVISLLGICWAVACWVPFAIIMEYLKEMDDSAKANRVAAAVAGNGASTSRPGHSRVLSTPAHPVRRLGRTTSGINPHERTALLRRYSMNMTDQEMNNTELNVEGSGDVAGGTILGIHNLAIVLPQFFVSIASSIIFRIFDGSQTGDTLYLGKHGVSWVLRFGGVIALIGAAISRRVPPTKTEKAMRKRWAEIQEEENAGTP; encoded by the exons ATGGCCAGGTCTGGAGCACCAGAAAATGGACAAAACGGCCAGTCAGGCCAGCTCGATACGGGGTTCTCATTCCCAACGGGGGGTGGATCAGCTCCTGGATCGCCTGTAGAGTATCGTGAACCATTGCCGCTCATGGAGACGGTTATTCAGAAACGCCAGCGCTCGCGGTCAAAGTCCAAGGAGGCTGGTCGAACTCAGCCGGGTCCAAAGAGCTTTATGGATCTTATCGCACTCACCATATCTATGGCAGGCGCACAGGTAACCTGGACGGTCGAGCTCGG CTATGGGACACCATTCCTTCGTGATCTTGGACTTAGTTCGACTCTAACCTCACTCGTATGGCTTGCCGGACCTTTGAGTGGATTGATTGCCCAACCTCTTATCG GTGCGGTGTCCGACTCGTCTACATCCAAGTACCGAAGGCGATACTGGGTGGCGGCATCAACAATTGTTCTGTTTGTGGCTGCTATCGGGCTGGCATTCGCCATACCATTTGCTAGGGGATTGGTGTCGCTATTTTATCCAGAGCCCCCAGTTCCAGATCGCCAGTGGGATAACTCG GTCAGGCAGACCGCTATCGGGGTCGCTGTATTATGCTTCTATCTGCTTGATTTTGCCCTCAACGCTCTCCAAGCATCGCTCCGAAACCTCTTGCTGGATGTGACCCCAGGTGAACAACTCACAACGGCGAATGCATGGCACGGACGTATGATTCATGCCGGCAATATTGTCGGTTTTGCCCTCGGTGGAGTTGTACTCGAGAACTGGCCGGTGCTTAGGTGGTTTGGCGGTGACCAATTCCGAAAAGTATGCATTGTAACAATGGTTATTCTGGCTGCTACCGTTTGGATTACTCTTGTTACCCAAGAGGAAAGAGAGAGGGAGATCGATTTGCTCAGACGCGAGGATGG TCGACTTatggatgtcatcaagaCTATTGGCATGCGTCCCTCAACCTTCCTCGCCCAATCAGGCGCGTGTGTTACGTTCAGCTGTGTGCTTGGGTTGGATGGTAG GTTCCCCTTCTTGTTTTTCGGTACAACGTGGATGGGTGTTGTTATGTCGGAAGAGACTGGGACTGATCCAACCAAGGATGAAGCAACTGTTGCTGGGGATAAGGCCATGCTCATATACAGTGTGG TTGCTGTCattgccggaactctgctTCCTACCCTCGCTTCTCGTGACCAACGTCTGTTGCTTCCCGAGCTTCCGATCGACCCCAACAATCCTGAAGCCACCGCAGATGCCGAACTCGCCCGAGTCCGCGATCTTGTGAGGCAATGGCGTTCCGAGGCCGCACGCGAGGGGCGCCCACTCAAACTGCCAACTATGCCATTCATGTTGCGTAATATATGGACTGGCGCGTTGTTGCTGTTCTTTGTTCTGATGATGAGCACATTCTTTGTCAAGACTGTATGGGCCGGTACTCTTGTGATATCGTTGCTTGGAATTTGCTGGGCTGTGGCCTGCTGGGTACCATTTGCTATTATCATGGAG TATCTTAAGGAAATGGACGACTCAGCCAAGGCCAATCGCGTTGCCGCTGCGGTTGCTGGCAACGGTGCCTCGACATCCAGACCTGGTCACAGCCGCGTTCTTTCTACCCCCGCCCACCCAGTGCGTCGCTTGGGTCGTACCACAAGCGGAATTAACCCTCATGAACGAACTGCACTATTGCGCCGTTACTCGATGAATATGACTGATCAAGAGATGAATAATACTGAGCTAAACGTGGAAGGATCTGGTGATGTTGCCGGCGGAACTATTTTAGGGATACACAATCTCGCGATTGTCTTACCTCAGTTTTTC GTCTCAATTGCCTCTAGTATTATCTTCAGGATTTTCGATGGCTCCCAGACTGGCGACACTTTGTACCTAGGCAAACATGGCGTGTCTTGGGTGTTAAGATTTGGGGGTGTTATCGCTCTG ATTGGGGCGGCTATTTCTCGCCGCGTGCCTCCTACGAAAACGGAGAAGGCGATGCGCAAGAGGTGGGCCGAGATCCAAGAAGAGGAGAATGCCGGAACGCCTTGA
- a CDS encoding ankyrin repeats gives MRNPDPGPSRFTSLAWAAVLACEEVFEFLLEADHDEEELSRDAENNTILILLAGAPTPPARHGQLRTHSLAQSHLRMAQLYLERYAFLLDWPNMQGMSALHQAALKGNEAFVRMLLDMGAFLDQADHQGNTPLHYASAWGHVQVVQLLIERGCQFALRNNEGFTASDYAYSISTMNTLQDTVRAQFEVNKKQKAARLRNNRRISEDDFEDIGYGGYPGRFADATLESMEHNRFRSGSASTSEGTIESNVASRMRERDADAMAEYRRRDQGGLEVRRDEELRQERVLRRQRSVSSSSLGGPAESSVASGVSGGNLGSTGSQSQLGGSANGGARQSGSSKALPPTPSAHPFAAAALPTQFPTTLQSQFLPLSNMSGTFAPARNHPIAGEPMPPPPSPGRRLRAVASANALGTMALAQATRPKRAGTNEGLGTSPGLAQSPSGRSVLHGRSAISSPRPPPSLPPPTGPIPPTPPKNNSVGSVSMSRETPKRETSGGSGGVANGKETPKKEGKETPSRTGLGLRAGVLGVVKPMLSPSALNGSFFSRGDQSNGANSNSARTVEASR, from the exons atgcggaACCCAGATCCTGGGCCAAGTCGGTTCACCTCTCTTGCATGGGCAGCAGTGCTGGCTTGCGAGGAGGTATTCGAATTTCTGCTCGAGGCTGATCATGACGAGGAGGAACTCAGTCGG GATGCTGAGAACAATACCATTCTGATCCTGCTTGCCGGGGCACCGACCCCACCCGCTCGGCACGGCCAGCTCCGCACCCACTCGCTCGCGCAATCACATTTACGTATGGCCCAACTGTATCTCGAGCGATATGCATTTCTGCTCGACTGGCCCAACATGCAGGGAATGTCAGCGTTGCATCAGGCTGCCCTCAAAGGGAACGAGGCCTTTGTGAGG ATGCTGCTAGATATGGGTGCGTTTTTGGACCAGGCTGATCACCAGGGGAACACGCCCTTGCACTA CGCAAGCGCTTGGGGTCATGTTCAAGTGGTTCAATTACTGATAGAACGAGGCTGCCAGTTTGCGCTGAGAAACAATGAGGGATTTACAGCCTCGGACTATGCATATTC AATATCAACGATGAATACACTACAAGATACCGTCCGTGCGCAATTTGAAGTTAATAAGAAACAAAAGGCGGCGCGATTGCGGAACAATCGGAGAATATCAGAGGATGATTTCGAAGATATTGGTTATGGCGGATATCCCGGTCGGTTCGCCG ACGCAACGCTTGAATCTATGGAGCACAATCGATTCCGAAGCGGTTCAGCTTCGACGAGCGAGGGAACCATTGAGTCCAACGTGGCTTCGCGCATGAGGGAACGGGATGCCGATGCGATGGCGGAATACAGGCGGCGCGACCAGGGAGGGTTAGAAGTCAGGAGAGATGAGGAACTGAGGCAGGAGAGGGTTCTTCGACGACAGCGAAGTGTGAGCAGCTCTAGCTTAGGAGGGCCTGCGGAGTCCAGCGTTGCAAGCGGTGTCAGCGGTGGAAATCTAGGTTCAACCGGGAGCCAATCACAGTTGGGCGGAAGTGCGAATGGAGGTGCACGGCAGAGCGGGTCGAGTAAGGCTCTGCCGCCCACGCCGAGCGCTCATCCGTTTGCTGCTGCCGCGCTACCGACCCAGTTCCCTACAACTTTACAATCGCAGTTCCTGCCATTGTCGAATATGTCTGGAACATTCGCTCCTGCTCGGAATCATCCCATTGCGGGAGAACCGATGCCACCTCCGCCCTCACCTGGCCGAAGGTTGCGAGCAGTTGCAAGTGCGAACGCGCTTGGTACGATGGCCCTGGCTCAGGCAACGCGGCCCAAACGTGCCGGGACCAATGAGGGTCTTGGAACCAGCCCCGGACTGGCCCAGTCTCCTTCCGGCCGGAGTGTATTGCATGGGCGATCTGCAATTAGTTCCCCTCGCCCGCCTCCTTCGTTACCACCTCCAACAGGACCGATCCCTCCGACCCCACCCAAGAATAATTCAGTAGGCTCTGTCAGTATG TCTCGCGAAACACCGAAGCGTGAGAcaagtggtggtagtggcgGAGTTGCGAATGGAAAAGAAACACCTAAGAAAGAAGGAAAGGAAACACCCTCACGGACCGGACTGGGACTTCGGGCAGGGGTCTTGGGAGTTGTCAAGCCGATGTTAAGCCCGAGTGCGTTGAATGGCTCGTTCTTTTCGCGGGGTGATCAGAGCAATGGGGCCAATTCGAATAGCGCTCGAACCGTCGAGGCTTCGAGATAG